Part of the Paroedura picta isolate Pp20150507F chromosome 3, Ppicta_v3.0, whole genome shotgun sequence genome is shown below.
gggggggatctgaGGGGGGACGCTCAGCCGACACATCCGCAGAGCTGCTCCGGCACCCGccccctgggagggggaggaatgccaCTAGCcgcttccccccctccagccattTCAGTTGGGGTCGGGGTGCGCGGGGTGGAGCACTGTGGGCCTCACCTGGCCCCAAaggcttgatggggggggggttctccccctgttttttttttgctcagcgtctcgactgctgctgctgctttcgaAGCTCAGGGATCACACTGGTTTGTATATAGGTTTCCGCGTGCGGGGGCGGGTTGGGGGCCCCCGCGGCCACGCATGGAGCACTTGCCGACCACAGGAGCCCAAAGTGTATTTTCTTAAGGATTTCGGAAAGGGGTTTCCTTCACTGGATTCGGGGGGAGGCGCCTCTCTTCTTTGTGAGTTTTTTCTATTTTTGAAGAAACTTATTTTTGGCATGTGGTAAAACCAATaacgagaagaagaaaaaaaaacctgtacaTAAAACAACTTCATTTCAGGCTGCGTggactcttctccccccccttccccgttaccccccccccctttcctgttttCATATCGGCCCTCTAGTCCAAATGGATCTGAACACCCTTTTTATGGTGGGGGCGATCCGGTTCAGGTGACAAATTGGCTCCTGGCCACTTGTGGGCAAAGGGCAGGAAAGAATTCCTCCAGGCCTGTTCAAAAATGAATGCATAATAATGACCCCTGCTACAAAATAGCTCTCGGGAAaccaagtatttcaaaggctgtcatgcagaggatggagcagaattcttctctcttgccccgaagggatggaccagaaccaatgggaggaaattaattcaaaagaaattccgtctaaacatccggaagaagttcctgacagtcagagcagttcctcagtggagcaggcttcctcgggaggtggtgggttctcccatttttggaaatttctaaacaggctggatagccatctgacggagaggctgattctgggaaggctcaagggggtggcaggtgacagtggatgaacgataaggttgggagtgtcctgcacagtgcagggggttggactagatggcccaggaggtcccttccaactctatgattctatgaaacaaaatGGCCGCTGTGATGTTCCTTCAGCTactcagtgaagatccttgtgctgtggtgacacctgctttcaaaatattttttttttaatctgtacagCCTGTAAGAATGCCAAGAACACCTGTTGGGTCCCTTGTTCTAAGGAACCCTTGGCCCTGTGACTGGAGAGGGCCCTGAACCTGCACTTGGCTCTTTCAGGCATGGAGATTTGTTCCCAGGCTATCCGAACCCCTGAGCCGTGATTGGCTTCTCCCATGGTGTCCCCCACTGTACTGGACAGAAGCAGTGTGCTGTCATTCTCCTTTCACACCCTTTGAACTTTCACACGATTCTTTTAATGGCTGGAGGGGCTGGATGTGTTTGGCCCCCTTCAGCTTGAACACAGATTTTCACTTGCTTTGCAGCTCAAATTCTGGCACAAGATGGCTTTTTATCAGCAGGCTATCTCCGGCTGATAGGAAGAGGAATtctagggcgggggggggggggggcaaactgtggctctctggatctccatggactacaattcccatgaggccctgccagcagggaattgtactccatggacatctggagagacagagTTTGGCCATCCTGGTTCTAGGAGACAGGATACGAGGCAGATGTTGGCTTTTTTCTCATGGTGCATGAAGGATTTCAAAGTGGCTCATAAAGGTGAGAAGGGGGAATAGCGGACAGCCTGTGTGCGCCTCTCACTTCAGGGTTTCTTCTGTTTTGCTCCCCCTAGTGTTCGATCCTATATTACACCACTTTGTCTGGCATAAAACCTGCCCTGTTAAACCTGCAGGGAGATGTAATAATGGACTATAATCTCAAATTGACCGGCAAGGAACATTTGAGACAGCAAAGCAATAGGAATGCACTGGCGAGGAAAATGAACATACAGAAAAGCTCGTGGaaaagctttaggctgatcccgcattgagcaggaggttggactagatggcctttatggccccttccaactctatgattctgagacaAAGGGAGGGGTGGGTGTTGTTGGGTTTCCCTTCCCATCTTACTTCTTCCCTCACCCTGAAGACCCATCCTGTTCCCTacttggcacagtggttaagagatgtgccttccaatctggcgagccgggttcagttccccgctcctccaaatgcagccagctgggtgaccttgggcttgtcacagccctgattgtgctgttctcacagagcagggctgcctcaccccacctacctcccagggtgccttttgtggggagaggaagcactcGTAAGCCGGCTTGAGACTCCATGTAGTACAAAGCAGGGTCTAAAGACcacctcttctgcctttctttcattTTCGGTTAGGGTTTGGAGCAGCAGTTGTTCCGTACTGCTGATGAAAGTACCACTGCCTGCAAAAGTATTCAGCCAGCGTCTTTCTGGGGGGAAACCCTCCCTGAACACTGAAAGCCTGGCTTTATCCGCTGGTCAAGAGAAACCATGAGACCCCTTAAAGCAGGAAGAGCTTCAGCTGCTTGCTTTAATACTCAAACCATACTGCTGTCCACACATGCCTTGAGCAAACGAAGTTGGCCCTTGCACACTGGGTTCTTCCTGTCGGTGAGCTGCCGGGCGACATTCTCCTTTTCCCTCGCCCCCTGGCTACCTCGGCACCACGTGCTGCAGGGACAGAGGGCTTGCTTCAGCGTTCCCGTTGTCATCTGCTCCGGCTCGCCTCTGCCTGCGAAGCTGATCGCTGTGCCACACTCTTTAACACACCATGCAAGAGGAGGGACTCCTttcacttctctctctctggggACCGCCGTTTTCCCCGTCGGGCTGCAGTCCTCAGATGGTGGCGATCGGCTCAGCTGGGTCCGTACTGCTGTGACAACTGGAGGTCCCGGCCCATCAGCTGGTCTTCCACGTCCTGGAGGGCCCACTGGTGAGAGACGAGCTCTAAGGCTTCCCACTCGGCCtgaggcaggaggggggaaagggggatatAATCACGACAACAGCGGCGGACGACAACTGTGGACTGACACTGCAATCCTGGGGGAAACCCTCTATATGAACGACGTCTGTGCAGGTAACTCTGGATAGGATTGGAAGCTTTGTTTAAAGGGCATAAACCAGGATTGGAAGCTTTGTTTAAAGGGCGTAAACCAGGATTGGAAGCTTTGTTTAAAGGGCACCAGGATTCGAAGCTTTGTTTAAAGGGCGTAAACCAGGATTGGAAGCTTTGTTTAAAGGGCACCAGGATTGGAAGCTTTGTTTAAAGGGCGTAAACCAGGGGTGGACAATTTGTAGTCCATGCtgctatcaggggctcatgggaattgtagtccatggacatccagagagccacagtctggctgccCCTGCCATATAGGAACTTCTGCAGAAGCCGGATCCCGCAGGGTTCACTTGTTCTTAAAACCAtcggtagacctcctgatggcacctgggttttggcctctctgtgaGCGGAGGACTCTatgggccagtggcctgatccaaagtgttttgcacaggaaaatccagctgcaggagCATGCCCTCTCCAATGTATGCAGAACAGGTCGCCTGTCTGTTCCCGTGAGCAGGTTCTCCATCGAGTCCCGTCCCCCAACCACTGCCCAAGTAACACTCTGGTTCTTACCTTGAAGGCCTTGTTGGGGTCCGGGGGGGCAGGCACAGGGGGCCCCAGGAACTGATCTTGCAGTAGCAGCTGGTTCTGCTCTGGGGCTGCTGAAAGAAATGCCATTGGATGGGAAAGGAAACTGCTGCACGCCCAACAAACCAGTCCCCATCGAAGTGGGAAACCTGCAGGCAGGCCGCCATAAGTTCAGCCGGCAAGGAGGGGTACACTGGAGTGGAATCCTTCCCCAAAATTCCCTCCCCCGCCGAAAATCTACTCAAAAGGGCTGTAGCCAAGACTGCTTGGGCTTTCTGTGCACAGGACTTGTTTCCATACAGAGGAGTTTTATTTTGGGTGAGACCCCATGGGTCGTGGAACACGCTACAGCCCAGACCCGAGTTTACCATCTCCAGTGCTGCCAGTCCCGCAGGCGGTAGTGGGGGAACATTCAGCCACCTCCCCACACCACTACCTATAACCCGAAATCTATGCATCTAGTTGCAACACAGTGGCAACATTCGCGGATACCTAAATCTGCAGATGTGGGCCGTGTGGCCGCCGAACAGATTTTCCGGCAAACTTGAGGGGACaccccccaggtttgcagaaaaatctgaaatcttaaaaaaagtACATTGGAGGGGGGTTAAATCACCCCCAACTCAAAAGCGTTCTTTGTGCTTGCTGGCTCCCTCAGAGCTGGTAGAGGCCAGAAGCTACTTTGGACCCAGAGGCAGTGGACGATGTCTGGATCCGCCCAATTAGGTGGTGCGGTTCCTGCAGTTGTGCTCAGAGCCGGATGGCAAAGCTTGGTACtatatctcacccccccccccatttgtgatGTCTAAAAAGAGCTTTCTCCACCATTCTGGGGGATACAAAGAAGACAatctgggttttgtaccctgctttttgctccccgaaggagtctcaaagtagctgactatcaccttccatttctcactccacaacagacaccatgaggtggggggctgagagatctcagaGACAACTGGGACTGACCTGAGGTCACCCAAATGggagcatgtggaggaagagtgaggaatcaaactccgttctccagatcagaggttcttaaccatggacatctggagaagcaaccctacaccaggggtagccaacctgtggccctccagatgtccatggactacaattcccatgatcccctgccagcaaccgctggcagggctcatgggaattgtagtccatgaacatctggaggaccacaggttggctacccctgccccacactacaccaagctgttttttttttacctcccaCATGTCACCATCCCATCCGGACCTCCAGCCTTGGCTTGCTCCTTGCCGTTCAgggctccttccccccacctcccctgggGCTGCATCATGTCCCAGTAAGACCCGCTCCAAGCGACCCCTTACCAGTCTCTTCCCCCAGGATGAGATTGTACACCCGACGTAGGCCAAAGACATTGAGGAAGTACCACGAGGCGGAACTCACCCTGTTGAGGAGAAGAGCGATTTGCGATTACCGCAGGTTGCCTCCGGGGTCCCTTGTCCTGTTGGGTGGGACCCAGGGCCGGAACCCCCCTTTCATGCCCTTGCAAAGGAGCGGCTGGAccatgaggtggggagaggagtgcTTACCATGAGGGGTCCAGGGAAGGCAGGTGAATTCCGCGCTGCAGCATGGGCTTGAACCGCAGGGTCAAGGGGAAGGGAACTTTGGCTAGGAGGTTGGGAGGGAGAGGATTAGAGCtggcctctccccacagcaagctCTACTGCCACCCCACCGTTTGCagcccgcctccccctcctccagcctgaCCTATGTTTCCTTTGGGGGGCCCTCCACAGTGGGAGTGTTTATGGAGTTCTGCCCCTACTGGTGGgactcctgatggctcctgggttttggacactgtgtgacacagagtgttggactggatgggccattgacctgatccaacatggcttctcttatgttcctaaagtcactggtggacctcctgatggcccctgggtttgggcccctgtgtgacagagagtgttggactggatgggccattgacctgatctatcatggcttctcttatgttcctaaagtcactggtggacctcctgatggcccctgggtttgggcccctgtgtgacagagagtgttggactggatgggccattgacctgatccaacatggcttctcttatgttcctaaagttactggtggacctcctgatgtcccctgggtttgggcccctgtgtgacagagagtgttggactggatgggccattgacctgatccaacatggcttctcttgtgttcctaaagtcactggtggacctcctgatggcccctgggtttgggctactgtgtgacagagagtgttggactggatgggccattgacctgatctatcatggcttctcttatgttcctaaagtcactggtggacctcctgatggcccctgggtttgggcccctgtgtgacagagagtgttggactggatgggccattgacctgatctatcatggcttctcttatgttcctaaagtcactggtggacctcctgatggcccctgggtttgggcccctgtgtgacagagagtgttggactggatgggccattgacctgatccaacatggcttctcttatgttcctaaagttactggtggacctcctgatgtcccctgggtttgggcccctgtgtgacagagagtgttggactggatgggccattgacctgatccaacatggcttctcttatgttcctaaagtcactggtggacctcctgatggcccctgggtttgggctactgtgagacacagagtgttggactagatgggctaatggcctgatccaacatggcttctctcatgtccaCTGGAGGCTAGAATCATCGGCCTCTGCTGAAACTTTGGCTCTTAAACATCCTCTCTGCCATTTCCTTGCCTGGGCTGGTTCACTCACTCGCCACGAAGCCAGAGAATGCCCAGTTGATCCAGCCTCCAACGAGGATCATGGGAATCACGTTGACAAGGTTCCCTTTCAACATCTCTGTAACCATGGTTGGAtcttggggcggggggtgggggtttggaggagaagaagaaagggaggaaacaTTAAAGCGAGCCTGGGGGCAGACTGTGCTCCAACAGCAGCAGAAGggtgagaagaaagggagggaagaaagaaggcaaggagggagggagggaagaaagaggaagggaaggagggagggagggagggagggagggaagaaagaggaagggaaggaggaagggagggaaggaagaaagaggaagggagggagggagggaagaaagaggaagagaaggaggaagggagggaagaaagaggaagggaagggagggaagaaagaggaaaggggggagaaaggaagagaaagaggaagggagggaaaaagggatggatggaaggaagaaagaaagagcaagggAAGGGACAGAGGGAGGAAAAGCAGGTACGCAGACAACTGCCTCCAAGTTGAATGAAACCCATGGGGAGGGAAGgactaatgttttaaaattacaaCCTCCCACTGCCCTAGTGCCCAGCCCATCTCTCTCATTACCTGTCAGAGGGTTTCGGGGCTGGATCTTACGTTTCGTCTTACGGAAGAAGCCGCCCTGCGGGTCGTTGAAGTAATGCTTGCGCGAGAGGAAGCCCTGCGGAAACACCAGGGAGAGCACACATAGGCCAGAACATTGAGAGCTGGTGCGGTGTTATGGTGGAGAGTCTCAGaatagaatctgggagacccaggttcgaatccccgcttGGGCCTGGGAAGATCGCTGTGCACCTTTGGGCCTGTCCCAcattccctcagcctaacctgcctcaccagGTTCTTCTGAGGATGAAATGGGGGAGAGAACAGGGTAAGTGGCTTTGGGGGAGAAAGGTCAGGTAGAAATGAAGTCAATCAATACGTCAATGAGAATGTGCCACAATGTCAAAAATTACATAGATCAATCCTAGATTTCAGAAGAAAACGCAGCCCAATTTTAGATGGTGCTGatcagtaaaaaaattaaatggaaaagaATAAATGACTTCTAAACGGTACCTGTACATTTTGAAAAAAGTTAGCATGTGGTAGGTGAGGTGGTCTAaaccagggtggggggtggggtgggactgtggctctccagatgtcctacaattcccacgagcctttGCCAGCACTGGGacttccctcctctgttttatcctcacaacccccctgcgaggtaggacaggctgagagTGCCTgacctgaggtcacccagtgacTTTTAAGACGGGGGTGATGTTTAAACCCAGGAGCTGACCCATCCAACACTctcaaaagtgacatcatgttGCCATTAACgtttcaaatcccccccccaaaacactccGAAGACTGGTGTATTTTAAGAGCATTTATTGTTGACATTTCAGATCACGTAGGGGAATAAGCATATGTctcaaataaagggggggggagggggccttctAAAAGGCATGCTTGTGTGAGCCTGTgggtacaattcccatgagcccctgccagcacatggccTGGGTTTCAAGTTTCCACCATCCTTTAATAGCCTTCTGACCGTGACCTCCGGGGACCAAGGCTCAGTACATGCCAAACATAACTAGCTCACCGGAATTAAATACAGATGGATGGCCATGCTGGTCctaagcaacagaaccaagttgggagtccagggacacctttcagACTGCCAAAGTTTCAAGTTGTAGGTAATACAGATatcctgtattttaaaaataaaggttggtgtaggggttaggagtgtggacttctaatctggcgagccaggtttgattctgcgcttccccacatgcagccagctcggtgaccttgggctagtcacagcactgataaagctgttctgaccgagcaggaatatcaggtctctctcagccccacctccctcacagggtgtctgttgtggggagaggaaagggaaagcaaatgtaagcctctttgagacaccttcgggtagagaaaagcggcatataagaaccaactcttcttctttttcagtaatctcagggctctctcagcctcccctccctcacagggtgtctgttgtggggagaggaaagggaaggcgactgtaagcctctttgagactcctttgggtagagaaaaggggcatataagaaccaactcttcttcttctaatgttatAACCCTTTTGCACACAACCAGTTTGTGGTAAATGTCCATATTGACATGTAATGCAAACCATGTAGAACCACCTGCAACATTTGGACAAGCTTCTCTTGTGCTTTCTCGCTACCTGTGTGAACAGCACCTCTCTGGCACCTTTGTGGACACACAGATTCCACAAG
Proteins encoded:
- the LOC143833512 gene encoding ER membrane protein complex subunit 3-like isoform X4, giving the protein MKPFPVSVPTQLSFPFLNRVVPSPPSDGGAGVAPGWLDPLLGSAGRRLDRPGRRHPAPARGGAPARRARARLARATAGHILARSRLLRENGRFLTHQGFLSRKHYFNDPQGGFFRKTKRKIQPRNPLTAKVPFPLTLRFKPMLQRGIHLPSLDPSWVSSASWYFLNVFGLRRVYNLILGEETAAPEQNQLLLQDQFLGPPVPAPPDPNKAFKAEWEALELVSHQWALQDVEDQLMGRDLQLSQQYGPS
- the LOC143833512 gene encoding ER membrane protein complex subunit 3-like isoform X1 produces the protein MKPFPVSVPTQLSFPFLNRVVPSPPSDGGAGVAPGWLDPLLGSAGRRLDRPGRRHPAPARGGAPARRARARLARATAGHILARSRLLRENGRFLTHQGFLSRKHYFNDPQGGFFRKTKRKIQPRNPLTDPTMVTEMLKGNLVNVIPMILVGGWINWAFSGFVATKVPFPLTLRFKPMLQRGIHLPSLDPSWVSSASWYFLNVFGLRRVYNLILGEETAAPEQNQLLLQDQFLGPPVPAPPDPNKAFKAEWEALELVSHQWALQDVEDQLMGRDLQLSQQYGPS
- the LOC143833512 gene encoding ER membrane protein complex subunit 3-like isoform X3; translated protein: MAAPELRLDGSIRFWVLLAVAWIALAVGILRLRVAALLRGERERGWPEQLQDTQILARSRLLRENGRFLTHQGFLSRKHYFNDPQGGFFRKTKRKIQPRNPLTDPTMVTEMLKGNLVNVIPMILVGGWINWAFSGFVATKVPFPLTLRFKPMLQRGIHLPSLDPSWVSSASWYFLNVFGLRRVYNLILGEETAPEQNQLLLQDQFLGPPVPAPPDPNKAFKAEWEALELVSHQWALQDVEDQLMGRDLQLSQQYGPS
- the LOC143833512 gene encoding ER membrane protein complex subunit 3-like isoform X2, which gives rise to MAAPELRLDGSIRFWVLLAVAWIALAVGILRLRVAALLRGERERGWPEQLQDTQILARSRLLRENGRFLTHQGFLSRKHYFNDPQGGFFRKTKRKIQPRNPLTDPTMVTEMLKGNLVNVIPMILVGGWINWAFSGFVATKVPFPLTLRFKPMLQRGIHLPSLDPSWVSSASWYFLNVFGLRRVYNLILGEETAAPEQNQLLLQDQFLGPPVPAPPDPNKAFKAEWEALELVSHQWALQDVEDQLMGRDLQLSQQYGPS